One Tenebrio molitor chromosome 2, icTenMoli1.1, whole genome shotgun sequence genomic region harbors:
- the LOC138124162 gene encoding uncharacterized protein, which yields MWLYLCYILTRTFILAEVITLIKNDNVTCVLTDESVYSGLYISPLEDQKGLNRTQILLDIWVNDDWLISNNISQYRPITDIRWESFEVSKFSPIKLEKNSKNSVLNFSVCHKNYLVFKFTGDGKKNERSFEVKKPDTNQHFCKWSHYALNIENINNQNQNQNEENKKDYLLKNLYDGESIGSLNFTAEWLIFGENDKITRKIVKHKFRYSNRISENDSHLNISRFSKHLCISMFVSVDMDCYLNLTLKSGNETVNETVTGFNKENSLKEWKKIQIEIKNNITENAKLMFFRGRSNDNKEGYWAVDNIAFCRPSVDTKNIILPTNISYSSRCKVLDTNLADTKNCQNRGNIGRHCNISCSQVLGKSYPNCETYKICLENSNCSCAWGYEGEFCNKTCDSGRWGMNCSLNCGPNCETCDNMIGCTKCKKEFFQDYPDFLCNETLPVVMRPPVLTSITEHSLTVLVDMTYDQSARKPEYYQIQYKNSNQKIFHNYSQPKHFNNGGNVTEKISNLLTTKLEHEIRIILIVQNQSFTDKVNTLTSRKTLEAIFINHTIINLTWISPGRENVVTYLIEYECFKDLCEQSTNGSTSTNETNLMIGVPQNFTTCNIQLFSKNTKKLKLLIDQVSARSPNSSSDINATLELPKKITLQEKSVHIELESCEGFNGELNYKLMYQCVSQWCNKQIQFREIALTKYNDSFNEQIQGLKPFSDYRVNVIAIRGNNNVSRTYGTIRTPPGKPQAVRNLTVFCKNGSALWIKWQAPYPPTGNVSLYNIALKDSETEKKSSNSPCELWDDFWCATFKELKNQTNYNIIVQAKNEGVQEEGNEVNVTTQTIQEECRAPPNLKISLSTKPKEIILSWDHPLIMNGPLEKFGIEINEQIMSAYNITEKKYQRTYNYKIPVEEENVYRISVWGINKFDGERAKINATTYSLFLSYSSIPIVGWCSSLKCFLLIPKPDKSNGNFSALLVKNDEKYTEEKIKNTYRSLLNNSDQNESKWIVKMSSFQNDSLELELGDMFNKSISVKNRTHLLYVIHNDDDGLTVYESNQRMHISNADILTITGIIIVTMTILICGFLCYACKYKKFPFKTGQEHMNIAEIFELIPKRNVRSVQDRPVPLVKVPDQGGPHPTTLP from the exons ATGTGGTTATACTTGTGTTATATTTTAACAAGGACATTTATTCTAGCTGAAGTaattacattaattaaaaacgacAATGTTACGTGTGTTCTCACCGATGAATCAGTGTACTCTGGGCTTTACATTTCACCACTTGAAgatcaaaagg gaCTAAATCGAACACAAATTCTACTAGACATTTGGGTGAATGACGATTGGCTTATATCAAATAATATTTCTCAGTATCGCCCTATCACTGATATACGTTGGGAAA GTTTcgaagtttcaaaattttcacccATTAAGTTAGAAAAGAACTCAAAGAACTCAGTTCTAAATTTCTCCGTGtgtcataaaaattatttggtgTTCAAATTTACTGGTGACGGTAAGAAGAATGAAAGGTcttttgaagtaaaaaaa CCAGACACAAACCAACATTTTTGCAAGTGGTCCCATTATGCGTTGAACATTGAAAATATTAACAATCAGAATCAAAATCAGAATGAGGAGAATAAAAAAGATTACCTATTAAAGAACCTATATGACGGTGAATCAATAGGTTCTTTAAATTTTACTGCAGAATGGTTGATTTTTggtgaaaatgacaaaattacTCGTAAAATAGTGAAAC acaAATTTAGATATTCTAATCGCATTAGTGAAAATGACAGCCACCTTAACATTTCACGTTTTTCTAAACATTTATGTATTTCCATGTTTGTCTCTGTGGATATGGATTGTTACTTAAACCTAACATTAAAGTCAGGCAACGAAACGGTTAACGAAACAGTTACTGGATTCAACAAAGAAAATTCGTTGAAGGAATGGAAGAAAATACAAAtagaaatcaaaaataatattacagAAAACGCAAAACTCATGTTTTTCCGCGGACGTTCGAATGATAATAAAGAAGGTTATTGGGCGGTCGATAATATTGCTTTTTGCAGACCATCAGTAG atactaaaaacataattttacctACAAACATATCGTATAGCTCTAGATGTAAAGTTCTTGACACAAATCTAGCGGATacaaaaaattgccaaaatagaGGTAATATTGGAAGACATTGTAATATAAGTTGCAGTCAAGTTCTTGGAAAATCGTATCCTAACTGCGAAACTTATAAGATATGTTTAGAAAACTCTAACTGCTCGTGCGCCTGGGGATATGAAGGAGAATTCTGCAACAAAA CTTGTGATTCTGGGCGCTGGGGGATGAACTGTAGTTTAAACTGTGGTCCCAACTGTGAAACCTGTGACAATATGATCGGTTGTACGAAATGCAAAAAGGAGTTTTTTCAAGATTACCCAGACTTTCTATGTAATG agaCTTTACCGGTTGTAATGCGACCTCCGGTTTTAACATCTATAACGGAACATTCGTTGACCGTTCTTGTAGATATGACATATGACCAGAGTGCAAGGAAACCTGAATATTACCAGATTCAGTATAAAAAC AGtaaccaaaaaatttttcacaattattcACAGCCAAAACATTTCAACAATGGCGGCAATGTGACAGAAAAAATCAGTAATTTGTTGACAACAAAGTTAGAACACGAAATAAGAATTATATTGATAGTCCAAAATCAGTCATTTACGGATAAAGTGAACACATTAACAAGTCGCA AAACCCTGGAAGCAATATTCATAAATCatacaattataaatttaacgTGGATTTCACCCGGTAGGGAAAATGTTGTGACATATCTTATCGAGTACGAG tgttttaaagaccttTGTGAACAAAGCACTAACGGAAGTACTTCTACAAACGAAACAAATCTAATGATTGGTGTtccacaaaattttacaacatgCAACATACAACTATTtagcaaaaacacaaaaaaattaaaactattaATCGATCAAGTCAGTGCTAGATCTCCAAATTCGTCATCAGACATCAATGCAACATTAGAATTACCTAAAAAAATCACGCTGCAAGAAAAGAGCGTTCACATAGAATTAGAATCCTGTGAAGGATTCAACGGTGaactaaattacaaattaatgtaTCAGTGCGTCAGTCAGTGGTGTAACAAGCAAATTCAATTTAGAGAAATTGCTCTGACTAAATATAATGATTCATTCAATGAACAAATTCAGGGTTTAAAACCATTCTCCGATTACAGGGTTAATGTAATCGCAATCAGAGGAAATAATAATGTAAGCAGGACTTATGGGACAATAAGGACTCCACCTGGGA AACCTCAAGCGGTACGAAATTTAACCGTATTTTGCAAAAACGGAAGTGCTTTGTGGATTAAGTGGCAAGCTCCATATCCACCAACAGGAAATGTGTCGCTTTACAACATCGCTCTTAAGGATAgtgaaacagaaaaaaaatcttcaaattcACCTTGTGAATTATGGGATGATTTCTGGTGTGCTACATTCAAGGAGTTAAAAAATCAGACCAACTACAACATTATC GTACAAGCGAAAAACGAAGGTGTTCAAGAGGAGGGAAATGAGGTAAATGTAACAACTCAAACGATCCAGGAAG AGTGTCGAGCtccgccaaatttaaaaattagctTATCCACTAAAcctaaagaaattattttatcatgGGATCATCCACTTATTATGAACGGCCCTTTAGAAAAATTTGGGATTGAAATAAACGAGCAAATTATGTCGGCTTACAACATTACTGAAAAAAAGTATCAACGAACGTATAATTATAAG ATTCCAGTTGAGGAAGAAAATGTCTATAGAATTAGCGTATGgggaataaataaattcgatGGTGAAAGAGCGAAAATAAACGCAACTACTTATTCACTGTTTCTTAGTTACTCATCAATACCTATTGTCGGATGGTGTTCGTCCttgaaatgttttcttttaattccAAAACCTGACAAATCCAACGGAAATTTCTCTGCGTTATTAGtgaaaaatgatgaaaaatatactgaagaaaaaataaaaaatacatacagaTCATTACTAAATAATTCAGATCAAAATGAGAGCAAATGGATTGTTAAAATGTCATCTTTTCAGAACGATAGTTTAGAATTAGAACTTGGTGACATGTTTAACAAAAGTATTTCTGTGAAGAATCGCACTCATCTCCTGTACGTGATTCATAATGATGATGATGGTTTAACTGTTTATGAATCAAATCAAAGGATGCACATAAGTAATGCTGACATTCTTACAATCACTGGAATCATCATTGTCACCATGACGATTTTGATATGCGGATTTCTTTGTTATGC atgtaaatataaaaagttTCCGTTCAAGACCGGGCAAGAACACATGAATATTGCTGAAATATTTGAACTCATACCAAAAAGGAATGTTCGGAGTGTACAGGACCGACCTGTACCGTTAGTTAAGGTACCTGACCAGGGAGGACCACACCCCACCACCCTCCCTTAA